The proteins below are encoded in one region of Odocoileus virginianus isolate 20LAN1187 ecotype Illinois chromosome 18, Ovbor_1.2, whole genome shotgun sequence:
- the LOC139039406 gene encoding putative RNA-binding protein 15B has translation MNATFYSLSNSRHGAEEWGHHHHHEAPDSSHGKKTRESERNHRTTEAEPKPLEEPKHETKKLKSLSEYAQTLQLGWNGLLVLKNSCFPTSMHILEGDQGVISSLLKDHTSGSKLTQLKIAQRLRLDQPKLDEVTRRIKQGSPNGYAVLLATQAAPGGPGSEGTPAVEPGLQRRLLRNLVSYLKQKQAAGVISLPVGGSKGRDSTGMLYAFPPCDFSQQYLQSALRTLGKLEEEHMVIVIVRDTA, from the coding sequence ATGAATGCAACATTCTACTCCCTCAGCAACAGCCGACACGGGGCGGAGGAGTggggccaccaccaccaccacgaggCTCCCGACTCTTCCCACGGGAAGAAGACCCGAGAGAGCGAGCGCAATCACCGGACCACTGAGGCCGAGCCCAAGCCTCTGGAAGAGCCAAAACACGAGACCAAAAAGCTCAAGAGTCTCTCAGAGTATGCCCAGACGCTGCAGCTGGGTTGGAACGGGCTCCTGGTGTTGAAAAACAGCTGCTTCCCAACATCTATGCACATCCTAGAGGGGGACCAGGGGGTGATCAGCAGTCTCCTCAAAGACCATACTTCCGGGAGTAAGTTGACCCAGCTGAAGATTGCCCAGCGCCTTCGCCTGGACCAGCCCAAGCTCGATGAGGTCACGAGACGCATCAAGCAGGGGAGCCCCAACGGCTACGCAGTGCTCCTGGCCACCCAGGCGGCCCCCGGCGGGCCCGGCTCCGAGGGGACGCCCGCAGTGGAGCCTGGCCTACAGAGGCGGCTTCTCAGGAACCTGGTCTCCTACTTGAAACAGAAGCAGGCTGCAGGGGTGATCAGCCTGCCAGTGGGTGGATCCAAGGGCAGAGACAGCACAGGCATGCTCTACGCCTTCCCACCCTGTGACTTCTCACAGCAGTACCTCCAGTCAGCACTGAGGACATTGGGCAAGCTAGAGGAAGAGCACATGGTGATAGTTATAGTGAGAGACACAGCCTAG